One genomic region from Mycobacterium basiliense encodes:
- a CDS encoding alpha/beta hydrolase fold domain-containing protein, which yields MDRSTRKPTFTQRLLRATGVRKRLFPPAKLDRWARHPRPPYSGRPPRRVLKKIAVTRADLDGRPVYEISPRLGDRQPTGHLLYLHGGAYVLDLLPYFHWPAIARLANTLARTMTVPIYPIAPEHSYREVFPFLLQVYRRVLQTRDPSSIAFMGDSAGGGMAFALCHAVRDAGLPPPTDALLLSPWMHAALPDPAVPAVAKVDPFLNPDDLRAAGIRYAGGDPLDTTLVSPSMGPLVGLPRLTVFTGTHDVLNPDARAFRRRAQAEGLDVGWYELEGGLHAWMLLPGRQAAAALAEMRRVLTG from the coding sequence ATGGACCGCTCGACTCGAAAACCAACATTCACCCAGCGGCTGCTCCGTGCCACGGGCGTCCGCAAGAGGCTGTTCCCGCCGGCGAAGCTGGATCGCTGGGCCCGGCATCCGCGGCCACCGTACAGCGGTCGGCCTCCCAGGCGGGTGCTGAAGAAGATCGCCGTCACCCGGGCAGACCTTGACGGCCGCCCGGTCTACGAGATCAGCCCGCGGCTGGGCGATCGCCAACCGACCGGACACTTGTTGTATCTGCACGGCGGCGCGTACGTGTTGGACCTGCTCCCCTATTTCCACTGGCCGGCAATTGCCAGGCTGGCGAACACCTTGGCGCGAACCATGACGGTGCCGATCTACCCCATCGCTCCCGAGCATAGCTACCGCGAGGTATTCCCTTTCCTGCTTCAGGTATATCGGCGGGTCCTGCAGACCCGAGACCCCAGTTCGATTGCGTTCATGGGCGATTCGGCGGGTGGGGGGATGGCATTTGCACTGTGCCATGCGGTGCGCGACGCGGGGCTTCCGCCGCCCACCGACGCGTTGCTGCTCTCGCCCTGGATGCACGCGGCGCTACCGGATCCCGCCGTACCGGCGGTCGCCAAAGTCGACCCCTTTCTCAACCCCGACGATCTGCGGGCGGCGGGCATCCGTTATGCCGGCGGTGATCCGTTGGACACAACCCTGGTAAGTCCGAGCATGGGACCGCTGGTCGGGTTGCCCCGCCTGACGGTTTTCACCGGCACCCACGATGTGCTCAATCCCGATGCCCGCGCGTTCCGCAGGCGGGCACAAGCAGAAGGCCTGGACGTCGGATGGTACGAACTCGAGGGGGGTTTACACGCGTGGATGCTCCTGCCCGGCCGTCAGGCGGCGGCGGCGTTGGCCGAGATGCGTCGGGTGCTGACAGGTTGA